One genomic window of Sphingobacterium oryzagri includes the following:
- a CDS encoding metallophosphoesterase → MLSIYGVWNAYTIQVKELTIPVVGLKREIRAVHITDAHLGNFRGKDEVEKIVRKIKELHPEIVFNTGDMFDSKSHFTDGNDVLEAFRSLNAPHYFVYGNHDEQVGIEEVIKQMKSANAIVLQNEISFFGELQIIGLNNMLADRHTFDIHSTAASETIADVMHELEIKQDAPTIVLHHRPDGVKYMQQKDVDLLLAGHTHGGQLFPFTFIAKLMFGYNNGLYRNGTMQIYVSEGTGTIFTPIRLGTKSELTLLKLIPKI, encoded by the coding sequence ATGTTAAGTATTTATGGGGTGTGGAACGCCTATACGATACAAGTAAAGGAACTAACCATTCCGGTAGTGGGATTGAAAAGAGAAATAAGGGCTGTGCATATTACCGACGCTCATTTGGGTAATTTTAGAGGAAAAGATGAGGTGGAGAAGATTGTACGAAAAATTAAGGAACTCCATCCTGAAATTGTTTTCAATACAGGTGATATGTTCGACAGCAAATCTCATTTTACTGACGGCAATGATGTATTAGAGGCCTTTCGCTCCCTGAACGCTCCACACTACTTCGTGTACGGTAATCATGATGAACAGGTCGGAATAGAGGAGGTTATAAAACAGATGAAAAGTGCAAATGCGATCGTTCTCCAAAACGAAATCAGCTTCTTTGGCGAATTGCAGATCATAGGACTCAACAATATGCTCGCAGATCGTCATACGTTTGATATACACAGCACCGCGGCATCGGAAACTATAGCCGACGTAATGCATGAGCTGGAGATAAAGCAAGATGCGCCGACCATCGTCCTTCACCATCGGCCAGACGGCGTTAAATATATGCAGCAAAAGGATGTCGATTTGTTACTGGCAGGCCATACACACGGAGGACAGTTATTCCCATTTACGTTTATCGCAAAACTCATGTTCGGCTACAACAATGGACTCTACCGAAATGGAACAATGCAAATTTATGTATCCGAGGGGACGGGAACGATCTTCACGCCAATTCGTTTGGGTACGAAAAGCGAATTAACATTGTTAAAACTGATTCCGAAGATATAA
- a CDS encoding alkene reductase, whose product MNATDPNKQLLLEEYKLGELTLKNRVVMASLTRARANNPELIPTPLMAEYYAQRASAGLILAEGTWVNAQSIGFINVPGIYTVEQVEGWKLVTSAVHEKGGLIFSQLGHIGGASHPELLNGELPVGPSAIDLQTQSFTPDGFKASPVPRAMSLAEIKQTIRDYKQAARHARDAGFDGVEIHAQAGMLIPQFLSIAANRRTDDYGGSIEKRARIVFDILNSIMEVWDSKRVAIKFTPVMLSHVGIVKPDEETIPLFKYILDRLNDYDLAYVHIVGPSEDLSGSPVAALQEDYFAHFQAHYTGRIMANLGFSKTTANEILQKGTADLVSFGEPFIANPDLVERFKHDLPLATADRSTYYGGGEQGYTTYPKTVYPDGRG is encoded by the coding sequence ATGAACGCAACAGATCCAAATAAGCAATTACTCCTGGAAGAATACAAGTTGGGAGAGCTAACATTGAAAAATAGGGTAGTAATGGCCTCACTGACCCGGGCCCGCGCTAATAACCCAGAACTAATTCCGACACCGTTAATGGCTGAATATTATGCGCAGCGTGCGTCTGCCGGGTTGATCTTAGCAGAAGGCACCTGGGTGAATGCGCAATCTATCGGGTTTATAAATGTGCCGGGTATTTACACTGTAGAACAGGTGGAAGGATGGAAATTGGTAACGAGTGCCGTTCATGAAAAGGGCGGACTGATCTTTTCGCAGTTAGGGCATATTGGCGGTGCTTCCCATCCGGAACTGCTTAACGGCGAACTTCCTGTTGGGCCTTCTGCCATTGATTTGCAAACGCAATCTTTTACACCCGATGGCTTCAAAGCGTCTCCTGTGCCGAGAGCGATGTCCCTAGCAGAGATAAAACAAACAATCCGTGATTATAAGCAGGCTGCACGACATGCCAGGGATGCTGGTTTTGACGGCGTGGAGATTCATGCTCAGGCAGGAATGCTTATTCCGCAGTTTTTGAGTATAGCTGCCAACAGACGTACTGATGATTACGGTGGAAGCATCGAAAAGCGTGCCCGTATTGTGTTTGACATACTGAACAGTATTATGGAAGTTTGGGATAGCAAGCGGGTGGCGATTAAGTTCACCCCAGTGATGCTTAGTCATGTCGGAATCGTAAAGCCCGATGAAGAAACCATTCCTTTGTTCAAATACATATTGGACAGACTTAACGATTATGATTTGGCCTATGTGCATATTGTTGGCCCTTCGGAAGATCTTAGCGGCTCGCCAGTAGCAGCGTTACAGGAGGACTATTTTGCTCATTTCCAGGCTCATTATACTGGAAGAATAATGGCTAATCTTGGATTTTCCAAGACCACGGCCAATGAGATCTTACAGAAGGGGACGGCGGATCTAGTTTCTTTTGGCGAACCGTTTATCGCTAATCCTGATTTGGTGGAGCGCTTCAAACATGATCTGCCACTCGCAACAGCTGATCGCAGTACGTATTATGGCGGAGGAGAACAGGGATACACGACCTATCCTAAGACCGTATATCCTGATGGGCGTGGGTAG
- a CDS encoding winged helix-turn-helix transcriptional regulator: protein MYERKIPLTIDCGLHLTKEVLNGKWKPPLLNAISMDVKRPSAMLRLLPEATRRVLTVQLNEMEAHGLISKKIYPQLPPKVEYALTDLGWSLMPIIDAMNVWGDQNRSFLEEAIKQDPKIRETSKSACELHRMEQVQKKA from the coding sequence ATGTACGAAAGAAAGATTCCTTTGACCATTGATTGCGGTCTACACCTCACCAAAGAAGTATTAAACGGAAAATGGAAACCACCCCTGTTGAATGCCATCTCCATGGACGTCAAGCGACCGAGTGCAATGCTTCGTCTATTACCAGAGGCAACGCGCCGCGTACTGACCGTGCAGTTAAATGAAATGGAAGCGCATGGGCTTATCAGCAAGAAAATCTATCCACAGCTACCTCCTAAAGTAGAGTACGCCCTGACTGACCTAGGATGGTCGCTGATGCCCATCATTGATGCCATGAATGTGTGGGGCGATCAGAACCGCTCGTTTTTAGAAGAGGCAATTAAGCAAGACCCCAAGATTAGGGAAACCTCTAAGTCTGCCTGCGAACTACATCGAATGGAACAGGTACAAAAAAAGGCATAG
- a CDS encoding helix-turn-helix domain-containing protein, which translates to MLYWVENIKHLRSRKGLSQKSLADALGITRARYSKYEYGLAEPPIELLLRMSAYFGVSVDDLLSSDVTRKL; encoded by the coding sequence ATGTTGTATTGGGTAGAGAATATAAAACATCTCCGGTCGAGGAAGGGGCTGTCACAGAAGAGCTTAGCGGATGCTTTGGGCATTACGCGTGCGCGTTACTCGAAATATGAGTATGGGTTGGCAGAACCACCAATTGAGTTGTTGTTGAGGATGTCTGCTTATTTCGGCGTGAGCGTGGATGACTTGCTGTCTTCAGATGTCACTAGGAAATTATAG
- the dinB gene encoding DNA polymerase IV, with the protein MERAIVHMDLDTFFVSCERLNNSKLSGVPVIIGGGERGVVASCSYEARYYGVRSAMPIKMALKLCPEAKVIKGDMEMYSKLSRTVTEIIEEKAPVVEKASIDEHYLDITGMDKFFGAYQWTEELSTAITKHTGLPISFALSVNKTVAKIGTGEAKPKGKKEIQQMGVRSFLNPLSIKKIPMLGDATFQLLSRIGIRQIYTLAEMPVEVLQQMIGKNGREIWKKANGIDHSPVEPYSERKSISTEHTFGMDTIDIPKLRGLITGMVEKLAYQLRAEQWLTSTVVLKIRYSNFDTETKQCRVSYTSADHTLSQTVMELFDKLYNRRMRIRLIGVRFTNLVRGSLQINIFEDTQEMVSLYQAMDKIKNRFGADKVGRASGFRFENKKNR; encoded by the coding sequence ATGGAAAGGGCGATAGTGCATATGGATCTGGATACATTTTTTGTATCCTGTGAGCGGCTGAACAACAGCAAACTTAGCGGTGTACCGGTTATTATCGGCGGTGGCGAGCGCGGCGTTGTCGCCTCCTGCTCCTACGAAGCGCGCTATTATGGGGTACGTTCAGCCATGCCCATCAAGATGGCACTGAAGCTTTGTCCTGAGGCCAAAGTTATCAAGGGCGATATGGAGATGTACTCCAAACTCTCTCGTACAGTCACCGAGATCATCGAAGAAAAAGCCCCCGTTGTTGAAAAGGCAAGCATCGATGAGCACTACCTCGACATCACCGGCATGGACAAATTTTTTGGCGCCTACCAATGGACAGAAGAATTGTCTACCGCGATCACCAAGCACACCGGCCTGCCCATCAGCTTCGCGCTTTCAGTCAATAAGACCGTCGCCAAAATCGGCACGGGGGAAGCTAAGCCGAAAGGCAAAAAAGAAATCCAACAAATGGGCGTCCGCTCCTTCCTCAATCCACTTTCCATCAAAAAAATTCCCATGCTGGGCGATGCCACCTTTCAGCTGTTATCACGCATCGGCATCCGGCAGATATATACCTTGGCCGAGATGCCCGTAGAAGTACTCCAGCAGATGATCGGCAAGAACGGGAGGGAGATTTGGAAGAAAGCAAACGGCATAGATCACTCCCCTGTTGAACCTTATTCCGAACGCAAGTCTATCTCCACCGAGCACACCTTCGGCATGGACACGATCGATATCCCAAAACTCCGCGGACTGATTACCGGCATGGTCGAGAAATTGGCTTACCAGCTGCGCGCCGAGCAGTGGCTCACCTCCACCGTCGTGCTCAAAATCCGTTACTCTAATTTTGACACCGAGACCAAGCAATGCCGCGTATCCTATACCTCAGCAGACCATACGCTTTCGCAAACCGTCATGGAGCTGTTCGATAAGCTCTACAACCGCCGAATGCGCATCCGCTTGATCGGCGTACGGTTTACCAACTTGGTACGTGGCAGCCTGCAGATCAATATTTTTGAAGACACCCAGGAAATGGTTTCCCTTTATCAAGCAATGGACAAGATCAAAAACCGCTTTGGAGCAGATAAAGTGGGCCGCGCGTCAGGATTTCGGTTTGAAAACAAGAAAAACCGATAA
- a CDS encoding DNA polymerase III subunit alpha has translation MYLNCHSFHSLRYGTIAIETLVKQARALHITALALTDINTVTGIYDFTKACLAEGIKPVVGMEIREENRLLYITLAKKQSGIGEICRLLTDRNVENISLPQVAPTFQEVFTIYPLSNVPEHLKENEYIGIRPEQISHLIREQWRSYISRMVILSPVTVSDKVEHNLHRILRAVDLNVILSRLGEDDTCQPEETLLPLDKLLESYQDYPQIIANTRKVIEQCNFEYDFGTPRNKKHYTENRQSDIKLLSSLAYAGLHRRYGDKHTAARARVEKELKVIDELGFSGYFLITWDIVRYSNSMGFMHIGRGSGANSIIAYCLGITDICPLELDLYFERFLNLNRKTPPDFDIDWSWQERDTILQYIFDRYGRDHVAFCGTNVEFKYRSIFREVGKVFGLPKEELDALATRSAERDDDSQLVRLVMKYGKMLEKYPNQRSMHSCGILIAEEPITNFTALEMPPKGFPIVQFDMHIAEDIGFEKFDILSQRGIGSINDTVKLIKKNKQINVDIRDTTISKNEGRCNDMLSRGKTIGCFYIESPAMRGLLRRLKCEDYKTLVAASSIIRPGVAQSGMMKEYIFRHNHPDQFEYFHEVFEEHLGDTYGIMVYQEDVIKIAIHFGGLSAADGDVLRRAMSGKGRSLAALQKVKDNFFASCNKQGHPEELSREVYRQIESFAGYSFCKAHSASYAVESYQSLYLKSYYPIEFMVAVINNQGGFYRTEVYVHEARMSGANILTPCINKSEYETTVYGQDIYLGFMLLQSLEAKIGTLIPEERKKNGDYKTLEDFVCRIQIGIEGLQILIFIGAFRFTGKSKSELLVQARLLLINFKPEDRNGLLIEEPAKEYKLPKLDRSVFEDAFDEIELLSFPVSCTPFDLLETKYRGHVMAKDLKNHHKRQVKMLAYLISRKHVPTKRGTMFFGTWIDANGDYFDTAHFPNSLEHSPFLGGGCYLLLGTVEVDYHFPTITIHKMAKMPFIPDPRYSHENSKAYHAHRQIKEDVSMTNRAPYPLESEIALPRKRI, from the coding sequence ATGTACCTCAACTGTCACTCCTTTCACAGTCTGCGATATGGTACGATAGCGATCGAAACGCTGGTCAAGCAAGCACGCGCGCTCCACATTACCGCCTTGGCACTGACAGATATCAATACAGTAACAGGCATATACGACTTTACCAAGGCATGCTTGGCCGAAGGAATCAAACCTGTCGTGGGCATGGAAATACGCGAAGAAAACAGGTTGCTTTACATCACTCTTGCTAAAAAGCAATCCGGGATTGGTGAAATCTGCCGGTTATTGACGGACCGTAACGTAGAGAATATATCGCTACCGCAGGTTGCGCCCACATTCCAAGAGGTCTTCACAATCTACCCCCTTTCCAATGTCCCCGAGCACCTTAAGGAAAACGAATACATCGGTATCCGGCCTGAACAGATAAGCCATCTTATCCGCGAACAGTGGAGATCCTATATTTCCCGCATGGTGATCTTAAGTCCAGTTACCGTATCGGACAAGGTGGAGCACAATTTGCACCGCATCCTTCGCGCAGTCGATCTGAACGTTATCCTTTCCAGGCTTGGCGAGGATGACACCTGCCAGCCAGAGGAAACCTTGCTCCCTCTCGACAAGCTGCTAGAAAGCTATCAAGACTACCCGCAAATCATTGCCAATACGCGCAAGGTGATCGAACAATGTAATTTTGAGTACGACTTTGGCACGCCACGAAACAAAAAGCATTACACCGAAAATCGGCAAAGCGATATCAAACTGCTCAGCAGCTTGGCCTATGCAGGACTCCATAGACGCTACGGCGATAAGCATACCGCAGCACGGGCGCGCGTAGAAAAAGAGCTGAAAGTGATCGATGAGCTTGGCTTCAGCGGCTATTTCCTGATCACCTGGGATATTGTGCGCTACAGCAACAGTATGGGCTTTATGCATATTGGCAGAGGAAGTGGGGCAAACAGCATCATCGCCTATTGTCTGGGCATAACCGATATCTGCCCATTGGAACTAGATCTCTATTTTGAGCGCTTCCTGAACCTCAACCGCAAAACGCCGCCCGATTTTGACATCGATTGGAGCTGGCAGGAGCGCGATACTATCCTGCAATATATCTTCGATCGCTACGGAAGAGATCATGTCGCCTTTTGCGGCACCAATGTCGAGTTTAAGTATCGTTCCATATTCAGGGAAGTGGGAAAAGTCTTCGGGCTGCCAAAAGAAGAACTGGATGCCTTAGCCACGCGCTCAGCGGAGCGCGATGATGACAGTCAGCTCGTTCGCCTGGTGATGAAGTATGGCAAGATGCTCGAGAAATATCCCAACCAGCGGAGTATGCATTCTTGCGGCATCCTGATCGCTGAAGAGCCGATCACCAATTTCACCGCATTGGAGATGCCGCCAAAAGGCTTCCCGATCGTGCAATTCGATATGCATATTGCCGAAGACATCGGCTTTGAAAAATTTGACATCCTTAGCCAGCGCGGTATCGGCAGCATCAACGATACCGTCAAGCTCATCAAGAAAAACAAACAGATCAATGTTGATATCCGCGATACCACGATCTCAAAGAACGAAGGGCGCTGCAACGATATGCTCAGCCGTGGTAAAACAATCGGCTGCTTTTACATCGAGTCGCCGGCGATGCGCGGGCTACTCCGCAGGCTAAAATGTGAGGACTACAAGACTCTTGTAGCCGCATCATCGATCATCCGGCCGGGTGTGGCACAATCCGGCATGATGAAAGAGTACATCTTCCGGCACAATCACCCCGATCAGTTCGAATACTTCCATGAAGTATTTGAGGAACATTTGGGCGACACCTACGGTATTATGGTCTATCAGGAAGACGTCATCAAGATAGCGATACATTTTGGTGGCCTTTCTGCCGCCGACGGTGATGTACTGCGCCGCGCCATGAGTGGCAAAGGCCGTTCACTCGCTGCGCTACAAAAAGTAAAGGATAACTTCTTTGCTTCCTGCAACAAGCAAGGTCATCCCGAAGAGCTCAGCCGCGAAGTCTACCGCCAGATTGAATCCTTTGCCGGCTATTCCTTTTGCAAGGCACATTCCGCGTCCTATGCTGTGGAGAGTTACCAAAGTCTCTATCTCAAGTCCTATTACCCCATCGAGTTTATGGTGGCGGTCATTAATAATCAAGGTGGCTTCTACCGCACGGAAGTGTATGTGCATGAAGCGCGCATGTCAGGCGCCAATATCCTTACGCCTTGCATCAACAAAAGCGAATACGAAACAACGGTTTACGGCCAAGACATCTATTTAGGATTCATGCTCCTACAAAGCCTAGAAGCCAAGATCGGCACACTTATTCCGGAAGAGCGTAAAAAGAATGGCGATTACAAAACGCTGGAAGATTTTGTGTGTCGCATTCAAATTGGTATCGAAGGTCTGCAAATCCTGATCTTTATCGGTGCCTTTCGATTTACCGGCAAGAGCAAGAGTGAGCTATTGGTACAGGCTCGCCTGCTGCTCATCAACTTTAAGCCAGAAGATCGAAACGGACTACTGATTGAAGAGCCGGCAAAGGAATACAAGCTGCCGAAGCTCGACCGATCTGTATTCGAAGACGCTTTTGATGAAATCGAACTGCTGAGTTTTCCCGTTTCCTGCACACCATTCGACTTGCTAGAAACCAAATACCGTGGCCACGTTATGGCTAAGGATCTCAAGAACCACCATAAGCGACAGGTCAAGATGTTGGCCTATCTCATTTCGCGTAAACACGTACCCACGAAACGTGGCACGATGTTCTTCGGAACCTGGATCGATGCGAATGGAGATTATTTCGACACCGCCCACTTCCCGAATAGCCTAGAACACTCTCCTTTTCTTGGCGGAGGCTGCTATCTGCTGCTTGGTACCGTCGAAGTCGACTACCATTTCCCAACAATCACTATCCACAAGATGGCCAAGATGCCCTTTATCCCCGATCCGCGTTATTCCCATGAAAACAGCAAAGCTTACCACGCGCACCGTCAGATTAAAGAGGATGTTAGCATGACAAACAGAGCGCCTTATCCACTGGAGAGTGAGATAGCACTACCGCGAAAGAGGATCTAA
- a CDS encoding sensor histidine kinase translates to MESNQNLNEELENYFNNTIIPQLFVDAQLILRKFTPPAMTQFSLDPDFIGKPIQQIKDHFRFPTLIDNIKMVIQSGEILEKEIQTNDFEWYQMNILPYYVRRENRTNGVIVTFVNITSRIRDLREQENMVAEYQMLLDTIAHDIKNPISALQLSLQALEQQSGSTGRETLLLKNMFGSITAIKKVVEDLTLEHWNRDGKQSNEELLDLGNILEDVRLALAPQIMESGAFIRQRLDAVEVKFVRRKLRSVLYNLLANAINYTATDVRPEIEISSYSTDSLFIIVISDNGIGISQKDQGSIFEKFQRLNPEKEGSGVGLYLVNGIIMSAGGKIHLESAPGKGSVFKICLKQQQAVH, encoded by the coding sequence ATGGAATCCAATCAAAACCTTAACGAAGAACTTGAAAATTACTTCAACAACACGATTATTCCCCAGCTTTTCGTTGATGCACAACTTATACTGCGAAAATTTACTCCCCCGGCGATGACACAGTTCTCTTTAGATCCGGATTTCATTGGTAAACCCATTCAACAGATAAAGGATCATTTTCGCTTTCCTACATTAATAGACAATATTAAAATGGTGATACAATCGGGTGAGATTCTAGAGAAAGAGATACAGACAAACGATTTTGAGTGGTACCAAATGAACATTTTACCTTACTATGTGCGCAGGGAAAACCGAACAAATGGGGTGATTGTAACTTTTGTAAATATCACGAGCCGCATACGTGACCTTAGAGAGCAGGAAAACATGGTTGCAGAATATCAAATGCTGTTGGACACAATAGCTCACGATATAAAAAACCCAATTTCAGCATTACAACTTAGTCTTCAGGCACTCGAGCAACAATCAGGTAGTACGGGTAGAGAAACCCTATTATTGAAAAATATGTTCGGTAGCATCACGGCTATCAAAAAAGTTGTTGAAGACCTCACCTTAGAACATTGGAACAGGGATGGTAAACAATCAAATGAGGAGCTTTTAGATTTAGGAAATATATTGGAAGATGTTAGGTTGGCGCTTGCACCACAGATTATGGAATCAGGCGCTTTTATACGTCAGAGATTAGATGCTGTAGAAGTTAAGTTTGTGCGTCGAAAATTACGAAGTGTACTCTATAATCTTTTAGCTAATGCGATCAACTATACCGCTACCGATGTCAGACCCGAAATAGAGATAAGTTCCTATTCAACGGACAGCCTTTTTATAATTGTTATTTCCGACAACGGTATTGGGATTAGCCAAAAAGACCAAGGGTCTATTTTCGAAAAATTTCAGCGATTAAATCCAGAAAAGGAAGGTAGCGGCGTAGGGCTTTATTTGGTAAATGGCATCATTATGAGTGCAGGTGGCAAAATACATCTTGAAAGTGCCCCTGGGAAAGGATCCGTCTTCAAAATATGTTTGAAGCAACAACAGGCAGTGCACTAA
- a CDS encoding manganese catalase family protein encodes MFYHVQSLINPIVDDQPDPSAANILQEGLGGQFGEMRTMMQYLFQSFNFRGDGIPYLDLIQGIGIEEISHVELITKTISRLLDGAPEYHGGKFDAPGKDGETTMDIARNAPNPHHFIHGAQGALPVDAAGNPWSGSYVHNHGNLVLDLMDNLVLESTGRLQKCRIYQMSSNKTLRATVAFLIARDEAHEMAFAKALETLGVDWAKVLPIPKFDSSQYPEVAKLVEAGINREQYTFRLDGSQMEKIFRGSAPANDGTELVTLKEPKESYPIQPAPERPEEFAPGLDPELQKLADAFVEFKDKTLKDMEKKAGPNPRSKKK; translated from the coding sequence ATGTTCTACCATGTACAGAGTTTAATAAATCCCATTGTCGATGACCAACCAGATCCGTCGGCTGCCAATATCCTCCAAGAGGGGTTGGGGGGACAATTTGGCGAGATGCGCACCATGATGCAATACCTTTTCCAAAGCTTTAATTTTCGCGGAGACGGTATACCCTACCTAGATTTAATACAGGGGATCGGCATCGAAGAAATTAGTCACGTCGAGCTGATTACCAAAACGATTTCTCGTCTGCTAGATGGAGCTCCCGAATACCACGGTGGCAAATTTGATGCGCCCGGTAAAGACGGAGAGACTACAATGGATATTGCGAGGAATGCTCCCAATCCCCACCATTTCATCCATGGCGCACAGGGAGCGTTGCCCGTAGATGCTGCAGGTAATCCATGGAGTGGTTCTTATGTGCACAATCACGGGAACCTTGTGCTTGATCTTATGGACAACCTTGTCTTGGAATCTACAGGTAGACTTCAAAAGTGTAGGATCTATCAAATGTCATCCAACAAAACCCTGCGAGCAACGGTCGCCTTTTTGATTGCCCGCGATGAAGCACACGAAATGGCCTTTGCCAAGGCATTGGAAACATTAGGAGTAGATTGGGCGAAAGTGCTGCCGATTCCCAAGTTTGATTCATCGCAGTACCCAGAGGTTGCTAAGCTGGTTGAGGCCGGAATTAATCGGGAACAGTATACATTTAGGTTGGACGGCTCCCAAATGGAAAAGATATTCAGGGGTAGCGCGCCGGCCAACGATGGGACAGAACTTGTGACACTTAAGGAGCCCAAAGAGTCGTATCCGATTCAGCCTGCACCGGAACGTCCCGAAGAGTTTGCCCCGGGACTTGATCCCGAACTGCAAAAGCTTGCGGATGCTTTCGTTGAATTTAAAGATAAGACCCTAAAAGATATGGAAAAAAAGGCCGGACCGAATCCAAGATCGAAAAAGAAATAG
- a CDS encoding DUF4142 domain-containing protein yields MRNSIYTLVAAVLIGLSSCGNNSHKVEGDSDSINEPKEALLPADGHSLNSDTLISDTAFVRAAAQSGMAEVIFGKLALEVSEDARIKEFADMMVKDHGKANSELSAIASSNNITVPDELDAAHTAKLTALRSKKGIEFDRSYAEAMIEGHEKTRDLLEKARDGVQDEKLKGFAQKTLPTVLHHLEFINTIKSEMK; encoded by the coding sequence ATGAGAAACAGTATATACACTTTGGTTGCAGCGGTATTGATTGGCCTAAGCAGCTGTGGCAACAATTCACACAAAGTAGAAGGTGATTCCGATTCGATTAACGAACCTAAAGAGGCGCTTCTGCCGGCAGATGGCCACAGTTTAAATTCTGATACATTGATTTCTGACACTGCGTTTGTCCGGGCTGCTGCTCAAAGCGGAATGGCAGAAGTTATCTTTGGTAAGCTGGCACTTGAGGTGTCAGAGGATGCACGTATAAAGGAATTCGCTGACATGATGGTCAAGGACCATGGCAAGGCAAATAGCGAACTGAGCGCAATCGCTTCATCGAATAATATTACAGTCCCCGATGAACTCGACGCTGCGCATACCGCTAAGTTGACTGCATTGCGCAGCAAGAAGGGGATAGAATTTGACCGTTCTTATGCGGAGGCTATGATAGAAGGGCATGAAAAAACTAGGGATCTACTCGAGAAGGCACGTGATGGCGTGCAAGATGAAAAACTAAAAGGTTTTGCGCAGAAAACCTTGCCTACCGTGCTCCACCACTTGGAATTTATCAATACCATTAAATCGGAAATGAAATAG
- a CDS encoding RNA polymerase sigma factor gives MKEKGEILKRLAFKFTKDPEEIQELVQQTFVLSLKCADNYINNPKLVAWLYVIMKNSYINTYRNNRKRIKFEKYQSSNYRNEGCTEPSSINEAGYKFLFSDVKSLLQKYPPCYYSLFQSYIEGYKYRELADKYGLPEGTVKTRIYHMRKLLQKNLDKKLYTA, from the coding sequence ATGAAAGAAAAGGGCGAAATTTTAAAACGCCTTGCTTTTAAATTTACCAAAGATCCCGAAGAGATTCAGGAACTCGTTCAACAAACATTTGTACTTTCATTAAAGTGTGCCGACAATTACATTAACAACCCTAAGCTAGTTGCGTGGTTATATGTAATAATGAAAAACTCGTACATCAATACCTATCGAAATAATCGGAAAAGGATAAAGTTCGAAAAATATCAATCGTCGAACTACAGAAATGAAGGTTGCACGGAGCCCTCATCCATTAACGAAGCTGGGTATAAATTTCTTTTCAGTGACGTGAAATCACTATTGCAGAAGTATCCACCCTGTTACTATAGTCTCTTCCAAAGCTACATTGAGGGCTACAAATATAGGGAGCTTGCAGATAAATATGGATTGCCAGAAGGAACTGTAAAAACCAGAATCTATCATATGCGTAAACTGTTACAAAAAAATTTGGATAAAAAACTTTATACAGCCTAG